The Saccharolobus shibatae B12 genomic interval TGATATTGTAACAATCAGAGCAGGACTTATTTATGTAGGTAACACTTCTGCCGACATCTTAATTAACGTAATTAGAGAAGATGTAAATGGTACAAAGGAACACGTAGCTACTGCATATTTTACATATGTTAGAGTTGATAAGGAAGGAAAACCCATTAAAATGCCAGAATATGTACCCGTTACGGAAAGAGAAAAAAGACTTCATGAAGAAGCACTAACACGTAGAGGTTTGCGTAAATAAATATATAGTAGGAATAATGAAAGCGCGAAAGAATAGAACGAAATTTGATACCCAGACACTATATTGTTAGTAGAACCCGATAAGAATCCTCCAACAACATTTGCTATATCTTCACTGACGTTGAATATTCCAATAATTGTTGCCTTATTTCTCTTTAACCCCTTTATTAATAGTGAGAAGAAAGAGATATTATATACTGGAAATAATGGACCGAAGACCAAGAATAATAACATAGTTCCTTCATATATTTTTAATCCCATAAGAATTATGTAAACTAACGATAAAACTATTAATGATCTAGCAAATGTTACTAATAACATAAAGTATTCTTCCCTCCCTTTAACCACGCTTATTCCTTTACTGTAAATCACTTCTTCTATTAAATAAAGGAAAGTATAACTGAGGAATATAACGTAAGACGGATTCAACATTAAATAGTTTAAAGGTACGAATAAGGTATAGAATATTTCAGCTGCCATATTAAACCAGAAATAAGATATAATCGGAATAAATAAAATTCTAAGTAATTTGTTCCTATCAGCAACATCATAATTAATCCCACCATCATATTTAGGAATATGAATTACATTGAAGATAAGGGAAACTGAAAAGAATATAAGTATAAGGTAGTCGTTATGATAAAAAGCAGAAAGTAAACTACCAGTAACATTTCCGGCTAATGAAATTTGAGATAATCTAGTATTTCCCAAAACTAATTTTTCCTGGGGAGTCGTTTCAAGCAGTATTGCCGAATATATAGGACCATCCAATGCTGAAACGAATCCACTTAATTCGTAAGCAATTAATTTATTGTAGTGATATACTATGCCAATAACTACACCAAATAACGAGAGCATTACAGCGTATTCCTTTCTTAACCTCGTCTTATCAATTAGATAACCCCATATATAAGATCCTAACGCATTTAACGCATTATAAATCCCAGTAATTACACCTAATAAGATCAACGATTTAGTCTCGCTATAGAACTCTACAGGGAATAATAGACCTATCATTGTGAAGCTCGTTATGACAAAGTATTGTCCCATATACTTTCTAATCACAATATTTCAACTAGTAAAGCAAAACGTTAATAAGAGATATGGTAGTGTCTTATCATATGAGGTTTAAAGACAAAGTTATTCTGATAACTGGAGGTACTAGAGGGATAGGAAGGGCAATAACGGAAGCGTTTTTAAGAGAGGAAGGATTACCGGTAGTCCTTTATAATTCCGCGGAAAATGAGGCTAAAAAACTAAGAGAGAAAGGGGTTTTCACAATAAAGTGTGATGTGGGAAACAGAGATGAAGTTAAAAAGGCTAAAGAGGTAGTTGAGAAGGAATTTGGGAGAGTTAATGTAATAGTTAATAATGCGGGAATAATGGTCCTGATGCCATTTGAGGAATTTGATGAAGAGAAGTATAACAAGATGATAAAAATTAATCTGAACGGTGCGATATATACCACTTATGAATTTCTTCCCTTATTAAAGGTATCAAAAAACGGTACAATAGTTAATATA includes:
- a CDS encoding MFS transporter — translated: MGQYFVITSFTMIGLLFPVEFYSETKSLILLGVITGIYNALNALGSYIWGYLIDKTRLRKEYAVMLSLFGVVIGIVYHYNKLIAYELSGFVSALDGPIYSAILLETTPQEKLVLGNTRLSQISLAGNVTGSLLSAFYHNDYLILIFFSVSLIFNVIHIPKYDGGINYDVADRNKLLRILFIPIISYFWFNMAAEIFYTLFVPLNYLMLNPSYVIFLSYTFLYLIEEVIYSKGISVVKGREEYFMLLVTFARSLIVLSLVYIILMGLKIYEGTMLLFLVFGPLFPVYNISFFSLLIKGLKRNKATIIGIFNVSEDIANVVGGFLSGSTNNIVSGYQISFYSFALSLFLLYIYLRKPLRVSASS
- a CDS encoding SDR family oxidoreductase; this translates as MVVSYHMRFKDKVILITGGTRGIGRAITEAFLREEGLPVVLYNSAENEAKKLREKGVFTIKCDVGNRDEVKKAKEVVEKEFGRVNVIVNNAGIMVLMPFEEFDEEKYNKMIKINLNGAIYTTYEFLPLLKVSKNGTIVNIASNAGIGTAAEGTTFYAITKAGIIILTRRLAFELGKYGIRVNAIAPGWIETDMTLSGKSQEEAEKLRELFRNKTVLKTTGKPEDIANIVLFLASDEARYITGQVIVADGGRIDNLTHSL